The following coding sequences lie in one Phragmites australis chromosome 8, lpPhrAust1.1, whole genome shotgun sequence genomic window:
- the LOC133925791 gene encoding putative RING-H2 finger protein ATL49 has translation MNASGAAPPPPPHGGSIASTIERKLSPGILLIAILAMVFFISGLLNLLVQYLLRLRRARRRRRRVGDAAGDGSPTPFQGQLGQLFHLHDAGVDQAFIDALPVFPYRAVAGRRKDPFDCAVCLCEFTMDDKLRLLPTCGHAFHVACIDAWLLSHSTCPLCRGSILAEADHKMASSPILLMLESESLPETVVGDGSDPGDRDNEESPKAEEIVEVKLGKLRCVDGNVNAGDLAVHCTSSSNGNDRGSLGQRRCLSMGSYEYVMDEHAALRVAVKTTPKRRPASSRSRRRLALSACDFGGSNKGAWETAVTEAAASADAGRCSDGAASLNKDSFSTSKIWMVSASKREDNGRRTAELAAERRALSFRWPSMAAGCKKHRGSEESWDVEVAGSCGDNGVPSVAEERPSFARAALQWDAGGRQGGHS, from the coding sequence ATGAACGCTTCTggtgcagcgccgccgccgccgccgcacgggGGTTCCATAGCAAGCACCATCGAGAGGAAGCTAAGCCCGGGGATCCTCCTCATCGCCATCCTGGCGATGGTCTTCTTCATCTCCGGCCTGCTCAACCTGCTGGTGCAGTACCTCCTGCGGCTGCGGCGGgcccggcggcgccggcgccgcgtcGGGGACGCGGCCGGCGACGGCAGCCCGACGCCGTTTCAGGGCCAGCTCGGTCAGCTGTTCCACCTCCACGACGCCGGCGTCGACCAGGCCTTCATCGACGCGCTGCCCGTCTTCCCCTACCGCGCCGTCGCGGGGCGACGCAAGGACCCGTTCGACTGCGCGGTGTGCCTCTGCGAGTTCACCATGGACGACAAGCTCCGGCTTCTGCCGACGTGCGGCCACGCGTTCCACGTGGCCTGCATCGACGCCTGGCTGCTGTCGCACTCCACCTGCCCGCTCTGCCGCGGCAGCATCCTCGCCGAGGCCGACCACAAGATGGCGTCCAGCCCGATCCTGCTCATGCTCGAGTCCGAGAGCCTTCCCGAGACGGTCGTCGGGGACGGCAGTGATCCGGGAGATAGAGACAACGAGGAGTCACCGAAGGCAGAGGAGATCGTCGAGGTGAAGCTTGGCAAGCTCAGGTGCGTGGACGGCAATGTTAATGCTGGGGACCTTGCAGTCCATTGCACAAGTAGCAGCAATGGCAATGACAGGGGAAGTCTTGGACAGAGGAGGTGCCTGTCCATGGGATCCTACGAATACGTCATGGACGAGCACGCCGCGCTCCGCGTCGCCGTCAAGACGACGCCCAAGAGGAGGCCCGCGAGCTCGAGgtcgcgccgccgcctcgcgcTGTCGGCGTGCGACTTCGGGGGCTCCAACAAGGGCGCGTGGGAGACGGCGGTGACGGAGGCCGCCGCGTCAGCGGACGCCGGACGGTGCAGCGACGGCGCCGCGAGCCTGAACAAGGACAGCTTCTCCACGTCCAAGATCTGGATGGTCTCGGCCTCCAAGAGAGAGGATAATGGTCGCCGGACAGCAGAATTGGCCGCCGAGAGGCGCGCGCTGTCGTTCCGGTGGCCGTCGATGGCCGCCGGGTGCAAGAAGCACCGCGGGAGCGAGGAGAGCTGGGACGTAGAGGTGGCAGGAAGCTGCGGCGACAACGGCGTGCCGTCTGTCGCGGAGGAGCGGCCGTCGTTCGCGAGGGCGGCGCTGCAATGGGATGCCGGCGGGAGGCAGGGAGGCCATTCTTGA